The Maylandia zebra isolate NMK-2024a linkage group LG1, Mzebra_GT3a, whole genome shotgun sequence DNA segment ataaaaaaaaactatctataaaaagtcatgtccttaaaaaTAGGAATAATCTACCAAAGAACTAGAACTGTTGCAGAGATCAGACTGATTAGCATTAAAACAGCATTTTCAGAGCCTTTCAAATAATGCATAAAGTCTGTAATGATTTATGTACACAATacggtatttattttttatcactaGTAAAAACATGTATTCCAATTATATCTAAGACAAAAATATACTATGATATGTGTGTGCTTCCTAATTCAAGTGCAAGTTGTGTGGAACAACTTTACATTTTGAGTGTTTCTCCAACTGTCTGTTAATCATTGATAATAAGCATAAAAAAACCCTGTGTCCCATATGCATTTATACTTACCAGCTGTTGCACCACTCACAGCTTTTGTGATGGCACTGCTGGCAATGGTTCTGTTTCTATTCATAAGCTCCTCCAAATGTTGATCTGAACTTTTAGGTGTGTTTCTGTAAAATAGGCAGTTATTAGTAAAAGTaactaatgttttaatgttttcttttttgtaacttcTAGTCCTAAGTAATCTCTATTCTCATTTATGCCTCTCTGTATCCTGCTCATTGGTTCACGTTCCACTGGAGGTTTAATATGATCTCTCTGTAAATGCCTTTAGTGTGTCAGTggctaaaaaaattaaataatgtgTTCTCACGTTTGTTGGCTGTAAGCTTTGCTGCTGTGCCCATCCTGTGCTGGGCTGAAGTATGTGGGATGCATACCAAGAGACGGGTGGCTTGGGACAGGGACTGGATGAGGAGGGAACAGTGGGGCTGCCATGAGCGGAGCGATTGTTTGTGGCATATGTGGAAACAGGGGAGGTGGATGACCAAAAGAAGggccgggtaatggaggaaagcTGTTAGCAAGTGGATGTGATGGAAAAAGTGGAGGTATAGCAGACGGGGCGGTCTTCTGTGCTAATAATACTGAGAGAATCTCATCTGACGAATCAGATTCCTTGGTTTCTTTGTTAGTTCGCAAGGGTAcacctgaaaaaaacaaaatacatctCCATGAAAAATGTTATCCTGACATTTAGTAATACAAACTAAATATCAGGGTGTTGTGAGAGTCGTCTTCCCCTTACGTTTGTTTGCTTCCTCTTCAAAAAAAGCAAGGTTCTGACAAGTGGCATAGCGACAGTCTATCCTTTCCCCGTTGATTTTACACTGTGGTACTTTTTCCAACATTAGTTTTAGTGACTCGTCTGACGTTATCACCACTTCTGCAAAGCTGCATCACAGAGTAGGAgataaaatttaaaagaaaaatacaaaaatgctttattttttaaaggtttcTCTATATTTTACACAATACTCACCCTCTTGACACACCATTACTTCTGTCCTCAGCAAACTTGATGTCTGCGATGTTCTTCACACCCAACCCTTTGGCCATAGATGTTAGGTCATTCTCAGTTACCCACTGCAAGGATGAGAAGgtttgtaaaaaagaaaaaaaaactggtaGGGGGAAAGTCATTCaactttatggtaaatggtaaatggcctgcatttgtatagcgcttttctagtccttaaggaccccaaagcgctttacactacattcagtcattcacccattcacacactggcgatagcaagctacattgtagccacagctgccctgcggcacactgacagaggcaaggctgctggacacaggcgccaccgggccctctgaccaccaccagtaggcaaacatggggttagtatcttacccaaggatatttggcatgcagccaggaggcagcctgggatcgaaccaccgaccttctgattagtggctgacctgctctgccacctgagctacagccacccctttATAGGTATAACAGATCATCTActgcagcagtccccaacccccgggcctcggaccggtaccggtccgtgagtcgtttggtaccgggccgcgagagttaaggctcaggtgtgaaatgtatgtttttcagggtttttatcggttttcagcgttattttgttatcgtttttatcgtttactcgggttttccttggtctcttcacgtgtgttatgaataaattttctttttttcagtactggtacaagttttattttgttgtatttatccgcgacaccttaaaggccggtccatgaaaatattgtcgggcataaaccggtccgtggcgcaaaaaaggttggggaccgctgatctactGTATCTATGTAACCTTTGCTAGTTTCTCCAAATGTTTTAACACATTTGGAGAAGAACTGGAAAATTACTAAAGTAATGCCAACTGTGTAAACAAATGGCAAGCATGGTATAGTGTGCTATCTGTCTTGGCATTATATAAAGAATCTAAAATCagattattatttattgttttccagtaatgtttaagtattaaCAGTGTTTCTAAAATGGATGAAAATGTATTGGCAATGCAAAACTCAACTCACCCATGGGAAATGCCCAACATATACAGAAAGTCTCCTTAGATAGTTTGCTCTTTTTGGAGTATTTGCTTCTGTTGATTTAACCTCTTCCTTAGCTGATGTCTCCTTACGTAAGGACTCCTTGGTAGCAACATTCTTGTCTTGGTTAACAGAACCGGTTAGAACGGCATCAAAAAGTTCATTTGCTTCTGCAATTCTATCCAAATCCTGTGAAGTATAGAAAAAGAATAATTACAGCAGTGGGCAAAAGTCTTGTCAATGCTGCATATGATCACCTTTACTTTTCAACACACAAACTCTGttaattttgtcttttaaaaaatatttaactaaAGAAATATACAACTAAAGCCCAAAGAAACTATTCCAAATCGGTTCTTTGTTAAATTTCATCCTTTTAGTTAAGTATTTTTCATGTCATAGGTGAGTTTTAAGTAGCTCAAAAACATACTAACATATATTCCAGTATTAGATAacgtaaaattaaaaaaaattaaaggatgTGGCACCTTCCTTCTAGGAAGATATGGTACcgcagttttatttttgaccGATTGTTTCAGTAAACATTATGTTTGATCGTTTCATAAActgacccttttttttttttgcattgattTCAATGCCAGACTCACCTCGTCGTTTTGATTCAGGTCACTATATAGATCTATATCTTTGTCCTCGGTGCTTGGTCCAGCTGCATGTTCTCGTCCTGCAGCAGCCATCCCGTGGGCCGAAGATAATTAATTACTTGCAATCCAGCTAGTAATTGTTATTTGTTTTAAGTGCAGCTCGCACATGCACACCTTAGAAATTAACACAAAGGATGCACTTTTAGAATTCAGAAATTTCACTTTTCCTTATTTTGTTAGCTAACGTTAATGTTCCGCTGGACTTAAAATAAACATACTGTGGCTAAAACTGAGTGTGACAAACCGAAAATATAGTCTGCGGAAATAAATGATAAGAAAGCTGAATTATGATGAAAACTTTCACAAACATACAAGGTATTTCATAGCACGAGCTACCAGTTTACTTCTCATTCGTTCTCTGATCAGCTTAAGCTAATGTTGCTACTCTGGCAGTTGGTGCAGCTGACATAGTCACCGGCTGAAAACAACAATCGACTTTTAGTTCCTGTAGTCAAGTTGGTTTAGTTTTTGGTAAAGGGTCAAGCATGTATTTAGCTAATGCATTTGTTTTTGAGTacgaaaaataaataaatacacagattAACTATATAACCTCTAAAGGTCCAACTGTGACGCCAGCTACGTTTTCCTGCAGTTAAACAAAAC contains these protein-coding regions:
- the LOC101475201 gene encoding cleavage and polyadenylation specificity factor subunit 7 isoform X2, translating into MAAAGREHAAGPSTEDKDIDLYSDLNQNDEDLDRIAEANELFDAVLTGSVNQDKNVATKESLRKETSAKEEVKSTEANTPKRANYLRRLSVYVGHFPWWVTENDLTSMAKGLGVKNIADIKFAEDRSNGVSRGFAEVVITSDESLKLMLEKVPQCKINGERIDCRYATCQNLAFFEEEANKRVPLRTNKETKESDSSDEILSVLLAQKTAPSAIPPLFPSHPLANSFPPLPGPSFGHPPPLFPHMPQTIAPLMAAPLFPPHPVPVPSHPSLGMHPTYFSPAQDGHSSKAYSQQTNTPKSSDQHLEELMNRNRTIASSAITKAVSGATAGDLQVAMETLLTAIAIIKQSRVYGDERCQTLVTSLKDCLVSIQGNYGYSEQSRSGKRDRDRSRDRERERDRDREWSRDRDRERDRERDLERSRERNRDRERSRGRERDRDWDRSRDRERDRDYSSVCEDAGMSRRHLEHSWSGEREKAYSRERERHRDHKDRYH
- the LOC101475201 gene encoding cleavage and polyadenylation specificity factor subunit 7 isoform X1; translation: MAAAGREHAAGPSTEDKDIDLYSDLNQNDEDLDRIAEANELFDAVLTGSVNQDKNVATKESLRKETSAKEEVKSTEANTPKRANYLRRLSVYVGHFPWWVTENDLTSMAKGLGVKNIADIKFAEDRSNGVSRGFAEVVITSDESLKLMLEKVPQCKINGERIDCRYATCQNLAFFEEEANKRVPLRTNKETKESDSSDEILSVLLAQKTAPSAIPPLFPSHPLANSFPPLPGPSFGHPPPLFPHMPQTIAPLMAAPLFPPHPVPVPSHPSLGMHPTYFSPAQDGHSSKAYSQQTNTPKSSDQHLEELMNRNRTIASSAITKAVSGATAGDLQVAMETLLTAIAIIKQSRVYGDERCQTLVTSLKDCLVSIQGNYGYSEQSRSGKRDRDRSRDRERERDRDREWSRDRDRERDRERDLERSRERNRDRERSRGRERDRDWDRSRDRERDRDYSSVCEDAGMSRRHLEHSWSGEREKAYSRERERHRDHKDRLKSCD